GCCACGGTGATCCTGTCCCGCACCCCCTTCTATGCCGAGGGTGGCGGCGAGGTGGGCGACACCGGTCGCCTGGAATGGGAAGGTGGCGCGGGCGTGGTGCGCGACACCCGCAAGACCCCGCAGGGCGTGTTCCTGCACGACGTGCTGGTGGAGGAGGGTGAACTGCGCGAGGGCACGACTGTGCGCGGCGTGGTGGCCGGGGAGCGCCAGGCCATCCAGCGCCACCACACTGCCACCCACCTGCTGCACGCGGCGCTGCGGGCCGTGCTGGGCAGCGGCGTGGCCCAGAAGGGCTCGCTGGTGGCCGCCGACCGCCTGCGCTTTGACTTCTCGCATGGCGCGGCGCTGAGTGCCGACGAACTGGCCGCTGTGGAAACCCTGGTAAGCCGCTGGATCAGCGCCAACTTCGCGGTGTCGTGGCAGGAAATGCCCATTGCTCAGGCCAGGGCCGCCGGGGCCACGGCGCTGTTCGGCGAGAAGTACGGCGAGACGGTGCGCGTGGTCAGCGTGGAAGGCGACGTGGCGTATGCCGGGCAGCCCGTCAGCAGCAAGGAGCTGTGCGGCGGGGCCCATGTGCGCCGCACCGGCGACATTGGCGCCTTTGTGCTGCTGAGCGACGAGAACGTGGCTGCTGGCGTGCGCCGCGTGGAGGCCCTGGCGGGCGAGGCCGCCACCGCCTGGGTGCGTGAACGCCTGAATGCCGCGGCGAAGGTGGCCGGGCTGCTGAACACCAGCCCCGAGGGCCTGGAAGGGCGCGTGACGGGCCTGCAGACCCAGCTGAAGGCCGCCGAGAAGGAAGTGGCGGCCGTGCGGCGCCAGCTGGCCGAGGCACAGATGGGCGGCGGGGGCGCCGCGGCCCAGACCCGTGAACGGGGCGGGTTCCAGGTGGCAGCCCTGAAGCTGGCGGGCATTGAGGGCAACGAGCTGCGCGCCGCCGCCGACAAGCTGCTGGACCAGAGCGGCGCCGATCTGGTGGTCGTGGCCGGCGAGAAGGGTCTGGTGGTCAAGGCCACCAAGGCGGCCGTGGGGCGCGGCGCCCATGCCGGGCAGCTGATTGGCAAGCTGGCGGCGGCGGGCGGGGGCAAGGGCGGGGGCCGCCCGGATATGGCCCAGGCCGGGATCACGGACGCCGACGCGGCGCTGGCAGCGCTGGACGGGGCGTTCTAGGCAGGGGCAACCCCTCATCCGAGCTCCGCAAACTTCCGTCACACATAACGGAATGTTTCCGACCGGAGGGACTCGCAGAGCTGCGCAGCAGAGCAGGAAAAGAGTACGGCTGTCCGGGAAGTGGAAAAACATCCAGTTCTTTTCTGGATGTTCCGGAAATGGACGGCAGTCCGGATCACCCCTCGCTGCGGGAGGCCTTCTCCCCCGGGAAGGAAAGCGGACGGAAGGTGGGCCATGAGGGAACATCCCCCATGGCCCACCGCTCATGGCCCATGGTCCCTACCGCAACTGCTCCAGAATCGTGGGGTCCTGAATCTTGCGGTCCTCGGCCAGCAGCAGCACCTTGCTGACCACCTCGGCCGTCTTGGGGTCCGGGTCGGCAAAGGGCAGGAACAGCCGGCCCTGGTGCCCGTTGTGCACCGGCACGATGCACAGGAAGCCCCCCGGCTGGCGGTGGACCGTGCCGCTGCCCAGGTGCACGGTGTAGCGGGCATGGTGGCCCTCAATCAGCGCGTGGTCGCTCTCCAGGCGCACGTTGCCCAGCTTCAGCAGGCGCAGCGTCTCGCGCAGCAGCGCGGCGCGCATCTCGGTGGTGCTCTGGCTGGCCTCGGGGTCCACGCCGCCCACGTGAGCCACGCTCACCACGAGGTCCAGGTCGCGCATGGTCTCGCTGAAGACGCGCGGCGGCACCTCGGCCAGGAGCAGCGGCTCACTTGAGCCCGGCCGCAGGAAATAGGCGGCGTGCAGCGGGGCTCCCTCCACCTCGTTCGGGGTGCCGTAGCCCACGCTGGTGTCCACCCACACGCTCAGGCCCTCCGCGTGCCAGGTTTTGCGCACCCCTTCTTCGGGAATGGCCACCCAGCCGCGCGCCTTGAAGAGGGCCGCCGCCTTACCGGGCTGCACGTGGTGCCCGTCGTAGCGGGCGGTGCGGCGGGCGCCCTGTTCGGCGCTGGTCAGGGGGTAATACTCGCGGAACGCCTGCTTGAAGGGCTGCGCCACGCCGCGCGTCATGATGTCCTGCTGAAAGTTCGGCCACTGCCCGCCCACAAAGAGGTCGTGCGGGTGGGCCAGCCGCAGCGCGTGGTCGCTGAGCGGCGCTGCGCCGGCGGGCGTCTGGAGCGCTTCTTCGCTCCACCAGCCCACCACGTCCTCGTTCAGCACCCACAGCAGCGAGCGCAGCATGGGCGCGATCACCGGATGCCGGGCCAGGTCACGCAGTTCCTGCGGCGTGAAGAGGTCCCCGCGCACCATCGCCTCTTCCAGTGCCCCGCGCATGCGGCTCTGGGCCGCGCCCAGTTCCTTCACGGCCTCTCGGATGGCCACCACGCCCGGGTGCTTTTTCAGCGCAGCCGGCAGGGCCTTGAGGAGCTTGTCGCCGCGCGCCACCGTCAGGCGGGCGTTCCCCGCCTCGCTCAGGGCAATGCCCACGCTCACGCCAGCCTCGGTGACGGTCTGGGCCCAGTCGGGGGCCATGCGGGCTTCCATGGCCCACATCAGGCGCTGGGGGTCGGCGTAACCGGCGGTGCGGGCCAGGTTCTGCAGGCCGATATCGGCGGCGAGGCGCTCGCTGGCCTGCTTCTGGGCCCCCCACTGCCGGGCCTCGCGGCGAAAGTCGCTCAGCAGGCGGTAGCGCGTTTCCAGTTCACGGGCCCCCTTGGCTGCGCCCCGGCTCAGCGGCAGCAGGCCCAGGGCCCGCACCGCGTCCTGATGGCGCTTGTCGCGGATGCGGGCGGTCAGCTCGGCTTCCGTCACCTCGCCGCGCAGGGCCTGGGCGTACAGTTCGGCGCGTTTGTGGCCGCCGCTGCTGGAGGCGTACTTGGCCGCGCCCAGCAGGGCCTGAAAGCGCGCCTTGCCCAGCAGGCGGTGCAGGCGGTGAAACCACGCCACGTCCACCGCGCCCGCCATCAGGTCCCCGGGCGACAGGGCGGTGCGCTCGCTGATCTGCACCTCCCAGTCCTCGCGAATCTCCTGGGGCACCGTCCAGTTCGTGTCGCGGGTGTGGGCGTGCAGCCAGTACACCCCGTCCTGCAGGCCGCGCCAGCCCAGCGCGCCGGCCACCAGCGGGGCCCACTGCGGAGCAAACATCGCCAGGTCCAGCAGCCGGGCCTCGCCCACGCCGGCCTCCTGGGCCAAGCGGGCAAAGGCGGCGGGCGTGTCGCCGGGCGCAGGAAAGGCCACGCGAATGAGGTGGCTGAAGGTCACGTCGCGGCTCTCGTTACGGCCCTGGTACCCGCGCTTGAGGGGGTTTTTGCCCAGTGCGGCCAGCAGGCGCAGGGTCAGGGCCGCGCCCGTGACCGACTGCAGCGAGAGGGCCGCCGACGTGGCCGGTGTTTCCAGATCGCCGCGCACCGATTCGATCTCCAGCACGCGGGCCCGCACGGTCTCCACGGCCTGCATCCAGTCCGGGTGGGTGGGTGTGTCCTCGCGCAGGCGGCGCTGGGTGAAGGTGCGCAGGTCGTCGAAGTCGTTGCCGTAGTAGTAGCCGCTGCGCTCCGGGCGCGGCCCGATCAGCTGGTCCAGCAGGTCGGCCTGCGCCGCCCAGCCCTGTTCATAGGCGCGCAGCAGCAGCGCCGTGTCCGGGCGGCGCCGGGGCAGGTGGGGAAAGGCCGCGCCTTCATGCAGGGTCAGCTGCCAGAAGCGCCGCGCCTGCGCTGGAGTCATGGCCAGGCGACCCTGGGGCCGCAGCGGCCACAGCAGGTCGCGCGGGTCTTCCGTGCGCCACACGTACTGCGGGTCCACGATGGTCCGGGCGTCCTGGGGCAGCCGGCTCAGGGCGGTGGCCCAGGCGTCCAGGGCCAGATCCAGGTCGGTGGGGGTGCTGAAGGTGGCCTGCAGGTGCCCGGCCACCGCCTGCACCCGCTCCATGTGCGCCAGCCGCAGGGGCACCAGCGGTCCCAGCGTCCAGTGCAGGGTGGCGCGGCGCAGGGCCTGCTTGGTTTCGGCGGCGCTGCGGGCCTGGGCGCGTTCCGTTTCGGCCTCAGCCACTTCCTCCCCGGTCAAGTCCGTCAGCGCTTCGAAGTCGGCGTCTGTTTCTCCCTCGTCACCCTCGCCCAGCAGCTCGGCCAGTTCGGCTTCCAGGTCGCCCAGGCTGCTGTCCTGGCGGGCCACGAAGTGCGACAGGGCCCAGGCCATGCGCGTCAGGTCGCCGTCCTGCGCGCCGGGGCGGGCGGCCCACCAGCCCGCCCACAGGTCGGCCAGGGGCATGGCCTGCTCGCCCCGGGCGCGCAGCCTATGCCCCGAGACGTTGCCCAGCAGCGCGGTCTGCTCGCCGTCCCAGCCCACCCCGGTCAGCGGGGTTTCGCGGTGCGCCTCAATCAGGGCGTCCAGGGCGCGCAGCAGGTCGGCGCCGCGCGCCACGTCCGGGGCAAAGTCGCGCTGGACAGGCACCGGCGGCTCGGCGCGGGTCAGGGCGGCCGGATCGAACAGCCCCAGGCCGTCGCGCAGGCTGAGCTGGCTTTCCGGCTCGGTCAGCACGGCCAGCAGCGTCTGTTCGGTCACGTTCTTCGGTTTGAAGTCGGCGGGCGGCGGCGCACCCACCTCGCGCAGCAGCTGTAACCCGGCCTGGCGCTGCTCGGTGCTGCTCTGGGCCAGCAGGCGCAGCGCACTCTGGGCACCCGGCGCCCGGTCGGTGGCCAGCAAGCGAATCAGGCCCCGGCGCAGGTCGGCGCCCCGGCGCCGGAGCAGTCCTTCGAGAATCGGCACCTCCTCGGGCGCCGGGCTCAGGTGGGCCATGACCTCCACGGCCGCCTGCGCCACCCCGCCCACGCGGTCTTGCAACAGGGTCAGCAGCAGCGCGCGGGTGGGGGCGTCCAGCGGCTGGGGCGGCGTGGCCGGGGCGTCAGACTGGGGCGTGTGGCGGCGGCGCAGGTGCCACAGGGCCGCGCTCCTGCCGCTGCTGCTCATGGCGCTCAGGTACGGCGCCAGGATGGCCAGGGGGGCGACGCCCACCAGTCCGGGCAGGCTGTCCATGGCCTCGCTGCGGGCCGGCACGTGGCCCAGCCAGGGAAACAGCAGCGGCTCGTGGCGGGCCTGGGCAGGCAGGCGCCCGGCGTAGGCCACAAAGGGCTCGAAGGCAGGGGTTCCCTCGGGCAGGTCCTGGGCGTAGGCGTGGGGGCGCCCGCCCGCCAGGGCCGATAAGCGCAGATCGGGGTCGGCCAGCAGGAGCCGCAGATCCGCCGCCCCCATCTCGCCCGCCGCTTCCAGCAGCTGCGCCGCGGCCATGCGGCGCTCCGGGTCCGGGTCACTCAGCAGGGGGCGGGCCAGGGCGGCGGCCCCCTGGGCATCGGCCATCGCCAGGGTGTACAGGGCAAGGTACGCCGCCACGCCGCTCCCCCCGGTCACGGCCGCGCGGGCCAGGGCGGGGTCATCCAGAAAGTCCAGGGCCGCGCTCAGGTGCCCCCGCACCGCCTTCAGGTCCGTCACGTCGTAGTTCAGGCCAAACCAGACGCAGGCGGCGCGCAGGGTGGCGGCAAAGCGCAGCAGGTCTTCGTTGAGAATCAGGCGCAGCATCCGCGTAAAGGCGCCCAGGCTGGCTTCATCCACCGTTTCCAGAATCACCTGCCGCAGCCCTTCCTGGCGCTGGGCGCCCAGCAGTAGCCCCTCGGTCAGGGTCCAGGCGTCCTCGCGGGTGCTGGACAGCAGGGCCAGCGGCACATGGCGCCCCATGCGGGCCACAGGGTGCTGCGCGCCCGCCGTCTGGCGCAGCAGCTCGAACACCGCCTCATCCCCGTCACTGACCGCCTGACCCAGCAGCAGGCCCAGGGTCTGCGACTGCCAGGGATTGAGCAGCCCCGCATGGACAGTCAGCCACTCCAGGTCCTGCCCGTACTCGCGCGTGAGGTGCCACGTCTGCCACAGCCAGCTCTGGGCGTGCTCGGCCGTGCGGCGGTCGCCCGGGGCCCGGAAGGCGCGCCGGGCATAGCCCTGCGGGTAGGGGTGCCGGGTCAGCAGCGCGCCCAGCGTGCGGGCAGCCACCTCGGGAAAGCGGGGAAAGAACACGGCGCACAGGGCCAGCCGCTCGGCCGGGCCACTGGTGTGCAGGTACTCGGTCAGGGCCGCTTCGCGCTGCTGGCGCTCCTCGCGGCTGCCCTGCCCCGCCACGTCGGCCCGCAGGCCGTCGGCCAGTGTCCCGGGCAGGGCAGACAGCCGGGCCAGAAAGTCAGCCTTCCAGGGCTGCTGAAAGCCGCGCAGATACTCCTGAACGTCCACCTCAGCCCCCGGCCAGCGCAGTCAGGCGCACCAGCAGCAGCGTGCTGTCGGGCCTCAAGGTCAGCGGTGCGTCCAGGGCCTCAATCTGCTCATCGTCGACAAAGACGTAGTACAGGCCGTCGCGGAAGGCGGTCAGGGCCGTGCGGACCGCGTCCTCGGGGGCCACGGTCCCGCCGGGGGCCTGGGGTCCCACGGCCACGCGCCCGGTCAGGGTGGCCTCGGACAGCTCGCGCTCGGTCAGCACGCGCAGCATGTTCACCCCGGCCTGGCGCTCGTGGTAGGCCGCCACTTCCCCGCGCACGAGATGCGCCAGCAGGCTTTCCAGGGTCTGGGGCCCGGCGGGGACGTCCAGCGGGCGGCGTTCAAAGGGGGTGCGGCGGCCAACTACCTTGGTTTCAACAATCATGGGAACCTCGCTGGAATGGTGCTGCTGTTCACGTTCCAGCTTAGCGACTCAAACTGAATATGTAAATAGCGTAACCATGTTGTCGGTTCTGTGGTGGGAAAAGTCAGGGTCTCCGTCCTTACTGGGGTCTGCGCGCGTCCAGTAACAGGCTGGTGAATCCCAGGGGCCCCTGGCCCCGGCGCCACGCCTCGTTGCGGTGGTCCAGCCGGGCGGTGCGGTACACCGGACCGCCGGCGGGCGCCCAGGGCTGCTGGTGAAAGGTGCCGGCCGCGTCCCACCACTCCAGGGGCTGCACCTCGAACCCGGCCTGCGTGAAGAGGGGCGCAAAAGTGTCCAGGGTGTACAGCACCCGGTGGTCGTGGGCGGGGCCTGGGCCCCCCACTGCCACCAGCGCGCGGTAGGCCGGGTCTGGATGGTGGCCGTCGGGTACTGCCACGCGCAGGACACCACCGGGCTTCAGGTGGGCAAACACAAGGCGCGCGGCCTGGGCCCCCTGATCGGGCCACAGGTGCTCCCAGACGTGTTCACACAGAAAAGCGTCAGCCGGGCCAGCATGGAAAAAACGCTCAAAGCTGGCCGGGTTCAGCAGGTTCAGCGTTTCACGTTCGGTGGGCACCCAGCCGGGCCAGCGCTGCTCACCCGCGCCCAGGATCACCCTCACAGGCCCAGCTCGGCCCGGGCAGTGCGGGTCAGGCCCGCCACGACCAGGGCGTGGCTGCCGCTCAGCAGCTCCAGCACCAGTTCACCCGGCACGCGGCTGTCCAGGGTCACGGTGATCCAGTGCCGTTTGTTCAGGTGGTATCCAGGCACAATGGCCGGCCACTCGGCGCGCAGGGCCTCGCCGTGGTCGGGCCGCACCTTCAGCGAGAGGGACAGGGGCTCGGCCTGAAGATCGGTCAGGGCGTACATCTTGCCGCCCACCTTGAACACCAGCGTTGTGGCGTCAAAGGGAAAGGTTTCCTGGGAACCCGTCAGGGCGGCGCACGCGGCGCGCAGCTCGGCCATGGACTTCATGGGCTCAGCTTAGGCGGACCAGACCCTGTGTTCGCTCCCCGCCCCCGCTCGGTTGACCGGGGGCTTGGCAGCGAACGACTTATACGAATTCCGAAAAATTCCGTAACGTGTTACGGAATTTTTCCGACCAGAGGGACTCGAAGAGCTGCGCAGCAGAGAAGGAAAAATACGGAGTTCCGGGAATGGACGGCAGTCCGTATTAAAAGGCGACCCGAAGCCGAGGCATTGCCTGGGTGCCCGGATGGCCGGGCAGGGCCCCCACATTGACGGCCCGCCCCGTTCATCCGGGCGGGCCGCTGCCTGCGGCGAAGACGGTTGAGGGCCGGCGTTAAGCCTTGTGGTCCCCGGGCGCGGCGCTGTCATCCCCGAAGCTCCAGATGTCCAGCTCGTCCAGGGCGCTGCCCAGGCCCTGCAACTGCTGCAGGTCCTCGGCCTTCACCGGCTGGGTGCGCACGTCGTCCACCTGCCCAATGGCGCGGGCCATCACGTCTTCGGGCACGGCGGCCATCAGGCGCCTGAGTTCCTCGGGGGTCACGTCCAGCAGGGCGTCTGACAGGATTTCATCGGGCACGTCAGCCTGCACGGCAGCGCGGGCGGTGGCCACCGCCTCGGCGCTGACCTCGGGGCGCACGGCGTCCGGGTCATCCAGGGCGGCGGTGCCGGGCGGGGCCAGAAAGGCGGGTGCCGCCGCCAGAGGCGCGGCCACGGCCGGGCGGACCGGCGCAGCGGGCGGCGCAACCGGCACAGGCCTCACGGGCGAAGGCGCAGCAGGAAGGGGCGCAGACCCAGTCTGAACTGGGGCGGGCGGCACCGGGACTGCCTGCACCGGCGCAGCGGGCCTCTCGGTCTGGGGGCCCAGGGCATGGGAGGTGGGGGCCGAGGTGGGCACCACCCGCACGCCCGAGGGCCGGCCCTCGGGGGTTGCCGGGGGGGCGGCGGGGGGGCGGGGGCGGCGCCGGGCCACGGCCCAGACCAGGGCGAGGGCAGCCAGCACGGCCAGGGCGACAAGAACTCCCATCATGGGGCCCAGCGTAGACCGGGCCCTATGACACTTTTCTGAACCGCCTTTCAGAACGTGTGGCTGCCCGCCAGCGCGTCCTGTGCCCAGGGCAGACGGCCCGGTGAGCCACGCTGTTCCCACTGACCCCAGCGCCTCAACCCCACGGCGGGTCACCGCGATTCCAGGCGGCCAAAGCGAGCAGGAGAACGACAGCACTTCACGCGGGGCGTCACCCGGTAACGTTCCAGCCGCTGGGCGTGATTGGTGGACTCTGTGGAGAACTCCCGCAGCGCGGCCCATAGAGTGTGGGCATGAGCACCATTGTTGTCTTTACGCTCTCGGCGCTGGGCCACGTGCATCCCACGTTACCTATCGTCACCGAACTTGTTCAGCGTGGCCATCAGGTGGTGTATTACTGCGGCGAGGAGGTGCGGCAGAAGATTGAAGCTACTGGCGCCACCTTCCGGCCCATCGCCTGGGATTTCCGGTCCGTGGAGCGGGCGCAGCAGCCCCGCCTGAGCGCCTATGCCCTGGCCCAGGCCCACTGCGCCGCCGCCCTGGTGCCCGGACTGCTGCGCGAGGTAGAAGCCCTGGCGCCCGCCTGCGTGCTGGTGGATTTCATGTGCCTCTGGGGGCGCATGGTGGCCCGCACGCTGAAGGTGCCCCTGGTGAATATCAGCAGCGGGTTTGCCCTGGGGCCGGGGGTCCTGCCGCCCCGCCCGGTGCTGATGGCCCTGGACGTGGGCCCAGCGCCGCTGACCGGCGGCCGGGAGGTCCTGGAACTGCGCCGCCTCACGTCAGCGTTGGCCCGTACATACGCCGCGCCACCCCTGCACACCCAGTTTGATCTGCTGTCCATGGACGGTGACGACGTTCTGGTCTGCACCGCGCAGGCGTTTCAACCTCGCGCGGAGCGTTTTCCCGAACGCTTTCACTTTATTGGGCCGTCTGTGGCGCCCCGCAAGGAGCAACAGGCGCCGCTGGTGGCCCTGGACGACCGACCGCTGGTCTACGTGTCGCTGGGCACCGTGTTCAACCGCCAGCCCGACTTCTTTCGCCAGTGTGCAGCGGCCTTTGCAGACGGAACCTATCAGGTCATCCTGTCGGTGGGCGAGAGCACCGACCCGGCGGCGCTGGGCCCGCTGCCCGCGCACATTCAGGCCCGGGCCTACGTGCCGCAGCTGGAGGTGCTGGCACGCGCAAGCGTTTTTGTCAGCCACGCGGGCATGAACAGTGTGTCTGAAGCCATCTCCCAGGAGGTGCCGCTGGTGGCGGTGCCGCAGGCGGCCGACCAGTTCACCATTGCCCAGCGGGTGGCGCAGCTGGGCATAGGCCGCAACCTGCTGCCATTTCAGCGCAGCGCGCGGCAGCTGCGGGCCGCTGTGGACGCCCTCGCCGGGGACGCGGCGGTGCGGGGCCGCTGCCGTGACCTGCGCGGGGCCTTTGAGCGGACTGGGGGCCCAGTCCGCGCGGCGCAGATCATTGAGGCCCGCATAGCCTGAAGGGGGCAGGGCGAGGCGCACGGCTGGCGGCCAGAGGCCCCGCCCTTACCTGTCTTCCCTGGTCCAGCGCCCCGGGTCGCGCCCAGCCAACAGGTCCAGCTCCCAGGCCAGGGCGTCGTACAGATCGCCGGGCGGGCCGGGCCACAGGGCCGCGCCGTCAAAGGCGTCCTCTACCGTCCCGAACCGTTCCTCTCGCCCACCGAAAGAAAGGCGCACCTGCCCGCCTGTCAGCACGTCCAGCCGCAGTTCACTGCCCACTGCGGGGATTCGCACCAATGATCGCCACACCAGAGGAGCCAGCGTACACGGCAGAAGCGGCCAGCCCGGACAGGACTGACCGCCTTCAAACAGCGACCCCTACGCTTCGCTGTAGGTCTTCTCGATGGGCATGCCCACGGCGTTGCCCCATTCGGTCCAGCTGCCGTCGTAGTTGCGCACCCTGGGGTAGCCCAGCAGCTCGCGCAGCACAAACCAGCTGTGGCTGCTGCGCTCGGCAATGCGGCAGTAGGCGATGACGTCCTTGTCGGGGGTCACGCCTTCACCCGCGTACAGGGCCTTCAGTTCCTCGGCGCTCTTGAAGGTGCCGTCCTCGTTGGTGGCGCGGGCCCAGGGAATGGAGCGGGCACCGGGAATGTGGCCGCCGCGCAGCACGCCCTCCTGGGGGTAGGCGGGCATGTGGGTCACCTTGCCGCTGAACTCGTCGGGGCTGCGCACGTCCACCAGGGCGCCGCTGCCGCTCCTGACGCTCTCCAGGTGGGCCTTGACCTCGTCGCGGAAGGCGCGCAGCGACTCGTCGCGGGTGAGCTGCGGGTACTGGGTGGCCTGCACCTGCGGCGCGTCGGTGGTGGTTTCGCGGCCCTCGGCAATCCACTTCTGGCGCCCGCCATTCATCAGCTTCAGGTTCTTCACGCCGCTGTAGGACAGGAACCAGTAGGCGTAGGCGGCCCACCAGTTGCTCTTGTCGCCGTACAGGATGATCTGATCGTCGGGCCCGATGCCCAGGCGCGAGAGCAGCGCGCTGACCTCCTCAGGGGTAATAAAGTCGCGCTCCACGGGGTGCCACAGGTCCGTCTGCCAGTCCAGCTTCACGGCGCCGGGGATGTGGCCGGTGTCGTACAGCAGAATGTCCTCGTCGACTTCAATGAGGCGGATGCCGGGGGTGTTCAGGTTCTGGGCGACCCAGTCGGTGCTGACCAGTACGTCTTTTGCGTAGTCCATGTGTGTGCCTCCTGTGGGTGACGCTCGGGGAAATGCCCGCTGTGCCCCCGGATTGTAACCCTGAGCGGCAGTTATTGACAAAAGTGGTCAACTGGACAGCCCACCCCATTCCCCCGCCAGGGCGGGCGCTACAGTGGCGGACATGAGCGAAAGCGCGCCCCTGCCCGAGAAGCTGCAGAGCATTGTGAGTCTGTTTCGCAGCGCCCCCAAACCGCTGCGCCTGCAGGCGCTGCTGGAATACAGCAAGAAGCTGCCCGGCCTGCCGGAGAAATACCTGGAACACCCCGAATTCCTGAAGCCGGTGCCCGAATGCACCAGCCCCTTTTTCCTGGTGACCGAGCAGGACGAGGCCGGCGGCATGCACCTGTACTTCAAGGTGCCGGAAGAAGCCCCCACCGTGCGCGGCTACGCGGGCATTCTGCATGAGGCCCTGGACGGCGCGCGGCCCGAGGAGATCCTGACGATCCCGGACCAGTTCTACATGGATATGGGCCTGACCGAGCTGATCACGCCCATGCGGCTGCGGGGAATGGGAGCAATCCTGATGCGGCTGAAAAATGAGGTGCGGGAGCACGCCCAGAGCTAGAGATCCCGTTGCACACAGCAGAGGCCACCGCCAGACTGGGGTGGCCTCTGCGGCCTTTTAGACCGCCGGGCTTTATTCCTCGCCGCTGGGGGGCACCGGGCGGGCCGGGGGGCCACCGCGGTAGGCCTGGGCCAGGGCGGCCAGGGCCTGCCCCCGGTGACTGACCGCGCGCTTTTCGGCCACTGTCATCTCGGCCAGGGTGCGTGTATGGCCGTCGGGGACAAACAGGGGGTCATAGCCGAAGCCGTTCTCGCCGCGCGGGCCTTCCAGCAGCGTGCCCTGCAGCTCGCCCCGGTAGGTTTCCACATGCCCGTCCGGGTGGGCCAGAATCACCACCGACACGAACCTGGCGCGGCGGTTGGTCTGCCCGCGCAGCTTGTCCAGCAGATACACATTGCGCTCCACATCGCTGTTCCAGTTGCCATAGCGCGCCGAATACACGCCGGGCTCGCCGCCCAGGGCCTCCACTTCCAGGCCACTGTCGTCGGCCAGGGCGGGCATGGCGGTCATGTGGGCCACGAAACAGGCTTTCAGGGCCGCGTTGTCCTCGTAGGTGCGCCCGGTTTCCTCGGGCAGCGGCAGGCCACTGCTGGTGGTCAGGGTCCAGTTCAGGCCGGACAGCGCTTCCTGAATTTCGCGCACCTTGCCGGCATTGCCGGTGGCCAGCATGACCTTCATTCCTGCGTCGTTCATCACGCCCCCGAGTCTAGGCGATGCCTGGAACGCGGTGTGAAGAACTCCACGTGCGCGGCCGGGGGGTCCTGGTGGGGGCACCGCTGTCCGGCTGGCGTTCAGGAGGCGGTCAGTGGGCCGCCGCCAGTTCACGCACCAGGTCGTCCTGCAGGGCGCGCAGGGTCAGGATGGGCGTACTGTCGGGGCCGTTCATCAGGATGGCAAAG
This genomic window from Deinococcus arcticus contains:
- a CDS encoding DUF4132 domain-containing protein gives rise to the protein MDVQEYLRGFQQPWKADFLARLSALPGTLADGLRADVAGQGSREERQQREAALTEYLHTSGPAERLALCAVFFPRFPEVAARTLGALLTRHPYPQGYARRAFRAPGDRRTAEHAQSWLWQTWHLTREYGQDLEWLTVHAGLLNPWQSQTLGLLLGQAVSDGDEAVFELLRQTAGAQHPVARMGRHVPLALLSSTREDAWTLTEGLLLGAQRQEGLRQVILETVDEASLGAFTRMLRLILNEDLLRFAATLRAACVWFGLNYDVTDLKAVRGHLSAALDFLDDPALARAAVTGGSGVAAYLALYTLAMADAQGAAALARPLLSDPDPERRMAAAQLLEAAGEMGAADLRLLLADPDLRLSALAGGRPHAYAQDLPEGTPAFEPFVAYAGRLPAQARHEPLLFPWLGHVPARSEAMDSLPGLVGVAPLAILAPYLSAMSSSGRSAALWHLRRRHTPQSDAPATPPQPLDAPTRALLLTLLQDRVGGVAQAAVEVMAHLSPAPEEVPILEGLLRRRGADLRRGLIRLLATDRAPGAQSALRLLAQSSTEQRQAGLQLLREVGAPPPADFKPKNVTEQTLLAVLTEPESQLSLRDGLGLFDPAALTRAEPPVPVQRDFAPDVARGADLLRALDALIEAHRETPLTGVGWDGEQTALLGNVSGHRLRARGEQAMPLADLWAGWWAARPGAQDGDLTRMAWALSHFVARQDSSLGDLEAELAELLGEGDEGETDADFEALTDLTGEEVAEAETERAQARSAAETKQALRRATLHWTLGPLVPLRLAHMERVQAVAGHLQATFSTPTDLDLALDAWATALSRLPQDARTIVDPQYVWRTEDPRDLLWPLRPQGRLAMTPAQARRFWQLTLHEGAAFPHLPRRRPDTALLLRAYEQGWAAQADLLDQLIGPRPERSGYYYGNDFDDLRTFTQRRLREDTPTHPDWMQAVETVRARVLEIESVRGDLETPATSAALSLQSVTGAALTLRLLAALGKNPLKRGYQGRNESRDVTFSHLIRVAFPAPGDTPAAFARLAQEAGVGEARLLDLAMFAPQWAPLVAGALGWRGLQDGVYWLHAHTRDTNWTVPQEIREDWEVQISERTALSPGDLMAGAVDVAWFHRLHRLLGKARFQALLGAAKYASSSGGHKRAELYAQALRGEVTEAELTARIRDKRHQDAVRALGLLPLSRGAAKGARELETRYRLLSDFRREARQWGAQKQASERLAADIGLQNLARTAGYADPQRLMWAMEARMAPDWAQTVTEAGVSVGIALSEAGNARLTVARGDKLLKALPAALKKHPGVVAIREAVKELGAAQSRMRGALEEAMVRGDLFTPQELRDLARHPVIAPMLRSLLWVLNEDVVGWWSEEALQTPAGAAPLSDHALRLAHPHDLFVGGQWPNFQQDIMTRGVAQPFKQAFREYYPLTSAEQGARRTARYDGHHVQPGKAAALFKARGWVAIPEEGVRKTWHAEGLSVWVDTSVGYGTPNEVEGAPLHAAYFLRPGSSEPLLLAEVPPRVFSETMRDLDLVVSVAHVGGVDPEASQSTTEMRAALLRETLRLLKLGNVRLESDHALIEGHHARYTVHLGSGTVHRQPGGFLCIVPVHNGHQGRLFLPFADPDPKTAEVVSKVLLLAEDRKIQDPTILEQLR
- a CDS encoding class I SAM-dependent methyltransferase, which gives rise to MRVILGAGEQRWPGWVPTERETLNLLNPASFERFFHAGPADAFLCEHVWEHLWPDQGAQAARLVFAHLKPGGVLRVAVPDGHHPDPAYRALVAVGGPGPAHDHRVLYTLDTFAPLFTQAGFEVQPLEWWDAAGTFHQQPWAPAGGPVYRTARLDHRNEAWRRGQGPLGFTSLLLDARRPQ
- a CDS encoding MmcQ/YjbR family DNA-binding protein is translated as MKSMAELRAACAALTGSQETFPFDATTLVFKVGGKMYALTDLQAEPLSLSLKVRPDHGEALRAEWPAIVPGYHLNKRHWITVTLDSRVPGELVLELLSGSHALVVAGLTRTARAELGL
- a CDS encoding macrolide family glycosyltransferase; translated protein: MSTIVVFTLSALGHVHPTLPIVTELVQRGHQVVYYCGEEVRQKIEATGATFRPIAWDFRSVERAQQPRLSAYALAQAHCAAALVPGLLREVEALAPACVLVDFMCLWGRMVARTLKVPLVNISSGFALGPGVLPPRPVLMALDVGPAPLTGGREVLELRRLTSALARTYAAPPLHTQFDLLSMDGDDVLVCTAQAFQPRAERFPERFHFIGPSVAPRKEQQAPLVALDDRPLVYVSLGTVFNRQPDFFRQCAAAFADGTYQVILSVGESTDPAALGPLPAHIQARAYVPQLEVLARASVFVSHAGMNSVSEAISQEVPLVAVPQAADQFTIAQRVAQLGIGRNLLPFQRSARQLRAAVDALAGDAAVRGRCRDLRGAFERTGGPVRAAQIIEARIA
- a CDS encoding sulfurtransferase, whose protein sequence is MDYAKDVLVSTDWVAQNLNTPGIRLIEVDEDILLYDTGHIPGAVKLDWQTDLWHPVERDFITPEEVSALLSRLGIGPDDQIILYGDKSNWWAAYAYWFLSYSGVKNLKLMNGGRQKWIAEGRETTTDAPQVQATQYPQLTRDESLRAFRDEVKAHLESVRSGSGALVDVRSPDEFSGKVTHMPAYPQEGVLRGGHIPGARSIPWARATNEDGTFKSAEELKALYAGEGVTPDKDVIAYCRIAERSSHSWFVLRELLGYPRVRNYDGSWTEWGNAVGMPIEKTYSEA
- a CDS encoding SufE family protein; protein product: MSESAPLPEKLQSIVSLFRSAPKPLRLQALLEYSKKLPGLPEKYLEHPEFLKPVPECTSPFFLVTEQDEAGGMHLYFKVPEEAPTVRGYAGILHEALDGARPEEILTIPDQFYMDMGLTELITPMRLRGMGAILMRLKNEVREHAQS